A single genomic interval of Chryseobacterium paludis harbors:
- a CDS encoding glycoside hydrolase family 43 protein, translated as MNQKTMNPIFLKKKTTLMAAVALLSFANVSAQTFSDFSYHGNDKIYTNNPLREDEFYSPILQGCYPDPSITRKGDNYYLVNSSFSMFPGVPIFTSKDLVNWKQLGHVLDRPSQLKVEKSGVSQGIYAPDIKYNKHNDTFYMITTQIAGGIGNMVVKTKDPAKGWSEVQKLNFDGIDPSIFFDDDGKAYIVHNDAPPKGTEQYNGHRVIKMWDYDLEKDQVVAGSDKIIVNGGVDLSQKPIWIEGPHLYKKNGKYYLMCAEGGTGGNHSEVIFMSDSPKGPFVPAMNNPILTQRYFPKDRKDKVDWAGHADLVESPDGTYYGVFLAIRPNVKNRVNSGRETFILPVDWSGTYPVFQNGLVPMKPKLKLPEGVKDQAGQNGFFPNGNFTYSDKLTDKSLDYRWIAMRGPRENFISISKNGVKINPFETNIKALAPISALFHRLQHEDFEASVMLDFKPKSEKELAGITCYQSERFNYVFGITKKDKDYYIVLERTEKGESKLIASEKISLSKSATLQVIGEKDEHYFNYSLDGKNFKNLGGPVSGDILSTDVAGGFTGSLIGLYSTSSNDIKPN; from the coding sequence ATGAACCAGAAAACAATGAATCCGATATTTTTAAAAAAGAAAACAACGTTGATGGCTGCTGTTGCCTTATTATCTTTTGCCAACGTTTCAGCACAGACTTTCTCAGACTTTTCCTATCATGGAAATGATAAAATATACACAAACAATCCTTTGAGAGAGGACGAATTTTATTCTCCGATTCTTCAGGGATGTTATCCGGATCCAAGTATTACCAGAAAAGGTGACAATTATTACCTGGTAAATTCTTCATTTTCAATGTTTCCGGGTGTTCCGATTTTCACATCCAAAGATCTGGTTAATTGGAAACAGCTAGGACACGTTCTGGACAGACCTTCACAGCTGAAAGTAGAAAAATCAGGCGTATCACAAGGAATTTATGCACCTGATATTAAATATAATAAGCATAATGATACTTTCTATATGATCACCACGCAGATTGCCGGCGGAATTGGAAATATGGTTGTGAAAACCAAAGATCCTGCAAAAGGATGGAGCGAAGTTCAAAAGCTGAATTTTGATGGCATCGATCCTTCGATTTTCTTTGATGATGATGGTAAAGCTTATATCGTTCACAATGATGCGCCACCAAAAGGAACTGAGCAGTATAACGGTCACCGTGTCATCAAGATGTGGGATTATGATCTGGAAAAAGATCAGGTAGTTGCAGGTTCAGACAAAATTATTGTAAACGGAGGTGTTGATCTTTCCCAAAAACCAATCTGGATAGAAGGTCCGCATTTATATAAAAAGAACGGAAAATATTATCTGATGTGTGCCGAAGGCGGAACAGGAGGTAATCACAGCGAAGTTATTTTTATGTCGGATTCTCCGAAAGGTCCGTTTGTTCCTGCGATGAATAATCCTATTTTGACACAGCGGTATTTTCCGAAAGACAGAAAAGATAAAGTAGATTGGGCGGGTCACGCCGATTTGGTTGAGAGCCCGGATGGTACATATTATGGTGTCTTTTTAGCGATTCGCCCCAATGTAAAGAACAGAGTAAACAGTGGTCGTGAAACTTTTATTCTTCCTGTTGACTGGAGCGGAACGTATCCTGTTTTTCAAAACGGACTGGTTCCGATGAAACCAAAATTAAAATTACCGGAAGGCGTAAAAGATCAGGCCGGACAAAACGGATTTTTCCCGAACGGAAACTTTACATATTCTGATAAACTGACTGATAAAAGTCTGGACTACCGATGGATCGCAATGCGCGGGCCACGTGAGAATTTCATTAGTATTTCCAAAAATGGAGTGAAAATAAATCCTTTTGAAACGAATATTAAAGCTCTTGCTCCAATTTCGGCATTATTTCACAGGTTGCAGCATGAAGACTTTGAAGCTTCTGTAATGCTGGATTTTAAGCCGAAATCAGAAAAAGAACTGGCAGGAATTACTTGCTATCAAAGTGAACGATTCAACTATGTATTCGGAATTACAAAAAAAGATAAAGATTATTATATCGTTTTGGAAAGAACTGAAAAAGGAGAATCAAAATTAATTGCCAGTGAAAAAATTTCACTTTCAAAAAGTGCCACATTACAGGTGATAGGTGAAAAAGACGAACATTATTTTAATTATTCCTTAGATGGCAAAAACTTTAAAAACCTTGGAGGTCCGGTTTCAGGAGATATTCTTTCTACTGATGTTGCAGGTGGGTTTACAGGAAGCTTGATTGGTTTGTACAGCACTTCATCTAACGATATTAAACCTAACTAG
- a CDS encoding glycoside hydrolase family 43 protein, translating into MKINKSLHIVSFYGFIGLNLFSAQVNPAQKEQTTAFTNPIIWADAPDLSVTRNGDDFYLISTTMHLMPGAPIMHSKDLVHWEMASYVFDTLNDNSKYDLLNGTVYGRGQWASSIRYHKGKYYVLFSPNDEPFRSYFYVTDNPEKGNWKLITRTRHFHDASLLFDDDNKVYVFTSNKVFELSADFKEIIGNPDGTVVFQRDSSETGLLEGNQIIKRKGKYYMMMISWPKGEKRRQEVYRADKVTGPYEKKVILEDNFLGFSYAGQGVLIDDKNGNWYSLIFQDRGGVGRVPILIPVQWENDWPVLGNNGKIPLNGEIPLSPFKPKNSIVESDEFSDKKLKIQWQWNHNPMNEAWSLSERKGFIRLKTSRVVDNLYAAPNTLTQRMTGPKSSAIVALDLKGMKDGDITGFSAFNGDSGLLSIVKEGNQKFLTFSTNEVSLDNKTKAIIGVKKEEKKRIPLAAGIIYLRIEADFNLGKDLADFSYSTDQKNWTVMEKDYKMIFDYRRLFMGSKFAIFNYATKSTGGFVDVDFFRITDSSLIQ; encoded by the coding sequence TTGAAAATTAACAAATCACTTCATATAGTTTCTTTTTATGGATTTATTGGGCTGAATCTCTTTTCGGCCCAGGTAAATCCTGCTCAAAAAGAGCAGACGACCGCCTTTACCAATCCTATTATTTGGGCTGATGCTCCGGACTTATCGGTGACCAGAAATGGTGACGATTTTTATCTCATCAGTACCACCATGCACTTAATGCCAGGAGCTCCAATAATGCATTCTAAGGATTTAGTGCATTGGGAAATGGCAAGCTATGTTTTCGATACACTGAATGATAATTCTAAGTATGATCTGCTTAACGGAACAGTGTACGGCAGGGGACAATGGGCGTCCTCTATCCGCTATCATAAAGGAAAATATTACGTTTTGTTTTCTCCGAATGATGAGCCTTTCAGATCCTATTTTTATGTAACGGACAATCCCGAAAAAGGTAACTGGAAGCTCATTACCAGAACCAGACATTTTCACGATGCTTCTTTGCTTTTTGATGATGACAACAAAGTTTATGTTTTCACTTCCAATAAAGTTTTTGAATTAAGTGCTGATTTTAAAGAGATTATCGGAAATCCAGACGGAACTGTTGTTTTTCAGAGAGATTCATCAGAAACTGGACTTCTGGAAGGTAACCAGATCATTAAAAGGAAGGGAAAATATTATATGATGATGATTTCCTGGCCTAAAGGTGAAAAACGCCGTCAGGAAGTTTACAGAGCAGATAAAGTAACCGGTCCTTATGAGAAAAAAGTGATTCTGGAAGATAATTTTCTCGGATTCTCTTACGCTGGTCAAGGCGTTTTGATTGATGATAAAAATGGCAACTGGTATTCGCTTATTTTTCAGGACAGAGGTGGAGTAGGGCGTGTCCCTATTTTGATTCCTGTCCAGTGGGAAAATGACTGGCCGGTTTTGGGGAATAACGGAAAAATCCCTTTGAACGGTGAAATTCCGCTTTCGCCTTTTAAACCTAAAAATAGCATCGTAGAAAGTGACGAGTTTTCAGATAAAAAATTGAAAATCCAATGGCAATGGAATCACAATCCTATGAATGAAGCCTGGTCTTTATCTGAAAGAAAAGGATTTATAAGACTGAAAACAAGTCGTGTGGTGGATAATCTTTATGCTGCTCCAAATACTTTAACGCAAAGAATGACCGGTCCAAAATCAAGTGCTATTGTTGCGTTAGATTTAAAAGGAATGAAGGACGGTGATATTACAGGTTTTAGTGCATTTAACGGAGATTCAGGGTTGTTATCAATTGTAAAAGAAGGCAATCAGAAATTTCTGACTTTTTCTACTAATGAAGTTAGTTTAGATAATAAAACGAAAGCGATTATAGGAGTGAAAAAGGAAGAAAAAAAGCGAATTCCTTTAGCTGCGGGTATAATTTATCTTCGTATTGAAGCAGATTTTAACCTTGGAAAAGACTTGGCAGATTTCTCTTATAGCACCGACCAGAAAAACTGGACGGTTATGGAAAAAGACTATAAAATGATTTTTGATTACAGAAGGTTATTCATGGGATCTAAATTCGCGATTTTTAATTATGCCACAAAAAGTACAGGAGGTTTTGTTGATGTTGATTTTTTCAGAATTACGGATTCTTCGCTCATACAATAA
- a CDS encoding alpha/beta hydrolase, translated as MNKSIALALGLILSVVFIPAQTFDKMAPQGFDVERKESPHGKIDTITYESKTVGTQRRALVYTPPGFKKKIQYPVLYLLHGIGGDEKEWFRNGTPQIILDNLYAQGKLTPMIVVLPNGRAMKDDRAIGDIMSKDKVEAFATFEKDLLNDLIPFIEKKYPVKKERENRAIAGLSMGGGQTLNFGLENIDKFAWVGGFSSAPNTKESQELLPEPTKANELKLLWISCGDQDRLMPFSRRTSDYLAQNNIPHIFYVEPGGHDFKVWKNDLYLFSQLLFKNIDQQAISAQLRSE; from the coding sequence ATGAATAAATCAATTGCATTAGCGTTAGGTCTTATCTTATCAGTAGTGTTTATTCCCGCACAGACTTTTGATAAAATGGCCCCTCAGGGTTTTGATGTTGAAAGGAAAGAAAGTCCTCATGGGAAAATTGATACTATAACCTATGAATCAAAAACGGTGGGAACGCAGAGAAGAGCTTTGGTATATACACCTCCAGGCTTCAAAAAAAAGATTCAATATCCTGTTTTGTATCTGCTTCACGGCATTGGTGGAGACGAAAAAGAATGGTTCAGAAACGGAACACCTCAGATTATTCTTGACAATCTTTATGCTCAGGGAAAACTAACTCCCATGATTGTCGTATTACCCAATGGAAGAGCGATGAAAGACGACAGAGCGATAGGTGATATTATGTCAAAAGACAAGGTGGAAGCTTTCGCAACATTTGAAAAAGATTTACTGAATGATCTTATACCTTTCATTGAAAAAAAATATCCTGTAAAAAAAGAGAGGGAAAACCGGGCGATAGCAGGATTGTCAATGGGTGGTGGACAAACCTTGAATTTTGGTTTAGAAAATATCGACAAATTTGCCTGGGTTGGTGGCTTTTCTTCCGCCCCCAATACCAAAGAATCTCAGGAACTGCTTCCAGAGCCCACCAAAGCTAACGAACTAAAATTGCTATGGATTTCCTGCGGAGATCAGGATAGACTGATGCCTTTCAGTAGAAGGACAAGCGATTATCTAGCTCAGAATAATATTCCTCACATTTTTTATGTAGAACCGGGCGGTCACGATTTCAAAGTCTGGAAGAATGATCTGTATCTGTTTTCTCAATTGCTTTTTAAGAATATTGATCAGCAGGCAATTTCAGCTCAGTTAAGATCTGAATAA
- a CDS encoding glycoside hydrolase family 31 protein, with amino-acid sequence MITRINFKKIKAYIIMAPLVFITGQYANAQSYKKTDTGLIFSAADLNMEVRFYGSHTVRIIKYPAGKSFVKKSWSVTKQEQRIKFTVAEKKDILLVKTDALKISINTKNGEIDYTTLSGKQLLKEKECDFKSFNDAGQQTYSVTQSFQLEKDEPIYGLGILQNGKLSQRNQDIRMVQNNTWDFVPFFQSVKGYGIFWDNESPTQFTDNILKTSFSSEVGEGVDYYFMYGGNADGVVASMRELTGNVSMSPLWTYGFWQSKERYKSQSEIVDVVKKYRDLKVPLDGIIQDWQYWGNNYQWNAMDFISPDFPDAKKMITDIHGMNAHLSVSIWSSFGPMTNPYREMDKKGMLFNFKTWPESGREVWPPDMNYPSGVRVYDAYNPEARDIYWKYLNKGVFSLGVDSWWMDSTEPDHLSQKPEDLDTQTYLGSFRKVRNAYPLMAVGGVYDHQRATTSDKRVFILTRSAYAGQQRYGANTWSGDVNSSWESLRNQVPAGLNFTLTGNPNFNSDIGGFFAGTYKKGWNESSGSKNPMFQELYVRWLQYGTFTPMMRSHGTDVPREIYQFGKRGEPVYDAIEKFIRLRYSLLPYIYSVSWDVSKNQSSFMRMLAMDFSADKKTWNMNSEYMFGKSFLVIPILNAQYTPEKILKTNEQNGWDKKEETKKGPSATDVDFTQNKTVKVYLPSGSIWYDYWTNTKYKGGQEIEKTVTIHSIPLYIKDGSIIPFGPDVQYATEKKWDNLTLKVYPGSDADFILYEDEFDNYNYEKGDYTEIPMHWNNKSHTLTIDSRKGKYKGMIEKRNFNIILPDGRQKTVAYSGRNIKVEF; translated from the coding sequence ATGATAACAAGAATAAATTTTAAGAAAATAAAAGCATATATCATCATGGCCCCATTAGTCTTCATAACCGGGCAATATGCGAACGCGCAATCATACAAAAAAACAGACACGGGATTAATTTTTTCTGCGGCTGATCTAAATATGGAAGTGAGATTTTACGGATCTCACACAGTACGGATCATTAAATATCCTGCAGGAAAATCATTTGTGAAAAAAAGTTGGTCAGTAACCAAGCAGGAACAAAGAATAAAATTTACTGTTGCAGAAAAGAAAGATATTTTATTAGTAAAAACGGATGCTTTAAAAATATCCATTAATACAAAAAACGGAGAGATAGATTATACCACATTATCGGGAAAACAGCTTCTGAAAGAAAAAGAGTGTGATTTTAAATCTTTTAATGATGCCGGGCAACAAACTTATTCAGTAACCCAGTCTTTTCAGTTGGAAAAAGATGAGCCTATTTATGGCTTGGGTATCCTTCAAAACGGAAAATTATCCCAACGGAATCAGGACATCAGAATGGTGCAGAACAATACCTGGGATTTTGTGCCTTTCTTCCAGTCTGTAAAAGGTTACGGCATTTTTTGGGATAATGAGTCTCCGACTCAGTTTACCGATAATATTCTGAAAACATCATTTTCTTCTGAAGTAGGAGAAGGGGTGGATTACTATTTTATGTATGGAGGAAATGCTGATGGAGTAGTTGCTTCAATGCGTGAGCTTACCGGAAATGTCTCCATGTCCCCATTATGGACATACGGTTTTTGGCAAAGTAAAGAACGCTATAAAAGTCAGAGTGAGATTGTTGATGTCGTAAAAAAATATCGTGATTTGAAAGTTCCTTTAGATGGAATTATTCAGGATTGGCAATATTGGGGAAACAATTACCAGTGGAATGCGATGGATTTTATTAGCCCGGATTTTCCTGATGCTAAAAAAATGATTACTGACATCCACGGAATGAATGCGCATTTGTCTGTTTCCATCTGGTCATCATTCGGTCCGATGACCAATCCTTACCGTGAAATGGATAAAAAAGGAATGCTTTTTAATTTCAAAACATGGCCGGAATCTGGCAGAGAAGTCTGGCCTCCTGATATGAATTATCCTTCCGGAGTGCGTGTTTACGATGCTTATAATCCGGAAGCCAGAGATATTTATTGGAAATATCTGAACAAAGGTGTTTTCAGCCTTGGCGTAGACAGCTGGTGGATGGATTCTACTGAACCGGATCATCTCAGCCAGAAGCCGGAAGATTTAGACACACAAACATATTTAGGCTCTTTCAGAAAGGTAAGAAATGCTTATCCATTAATGGCTGTTGGTGGTGTTTATGACCATCAGCGTGCTACAACAAGTGACAAAAGAGTATTCATTCTTACAAGGTCAGCATATGCAGGCCAGCAAAGATACGGAGCCAATACCTGGTCTGGGGATGTTAATTCTTCGTGGGAATCTTTACGAAATCAGGTTCCTGCGGGTCTGAATTTTACCCTCACCGGAAACCCTAATTTCAATTCGGACATCGGTGGTTTTTTTGCAGGAACATATAAAAAAGGCTGGAATGAAAGTTCAGGATCAAAAAATCCTATGTTTCAGGAATTGTATGTACGCTGGCTACAATACGGAACATTTACCCCAATGATGCGTTCACATGGAACAGATGTTCCGAGAGAAATCTATCAGTTCGGAAAAAGAGGAGAGCCTGTATATGATGCCATTGAAAAATTTATTAGATTAAGATACAGTTTACTGCCTTATATCTATTCCGTTTCGTGGGATGTTTCTAAAAATCAGTCAAGTTTTATGAGAATGCTTGCAATGGATTTTTCAGCAGATAAAAAGACTTGGAACATGAATAGTGAATATATGTTCGGGAAATCCTTCTTGGTTATTCCTATACTGAATGCACAATATACTCCCGAGAAAATTCTGAAAACCAACGAACAGAACGGCTGGGATAAAAAAGAGGAAACTAAAAAAGGACCTTCTGCTACTGATGTAGATTTCACCCAGAATAAAACTGTGAAAGTCTATCTTCCATCCGGTTCTATATGGTACGACTACTGGACCAATACAAAATACAAGGGCGGACAAGAAATCGAAAAAACAGTCACTATCCATAGCATCCCATTGTATATAAAAGATGGAAGCATTATTCCATTTGGCCCCGATGTCCAGTATGCTACAGAAAAGAAATGGGATAATTTAACCTTGAAAGTTTATCCAGGTTCAGATGCAGATTTTATCTTATATGAAGACGAATTTGACAATTATAATTACGAAAAAGGAGATTACACGGAAATACCAATGCATTGGAATAACAAATCCCATACACTTACCATAGATAGCCGCAAAGGAAAGTATAAAGGAATGATTGAAAAAAGAAACTTCAATATTATTCTTCCGGATGGCCGACAGAAAACGGTGGCTTATTCGGGTAGAAATATTAAAGTGGAGTTCTAA
- a CDS encoding glycoside hydrolase family 43 protein: MIKKILLKYTLNIGLLFAGSWLSAQNPIIQTKFTADPAPMVYKDTVFLYTSHDEDDAFGFKMKDWLLYTSTDMVNWTDHGIVASLKDFKWADPENGAWAPQVIERNGKFYMYCPMPGQRGIGVLVANSPYGPFKDPIGKPLVKNSSDDIDPTVLIDEDGQAYLYWGNPNLWYVKLNNDMISIDGPMVKDPSIAKVKGTPDPFHYQEGPWAWKRNGNYYMAYASTCCPEGIGYAMGKSSTGPWEFKGMIMDSDKRSNGNHPGIIDYKGKSYVFGFNYNLGKQTISKHYERRSICVSELIYNADGTIQKLPFWNPEGVQRMAVLNPYSRVEAETIAYSEGLKTEKMTEWERNNPYDTGKKITDRLVVSWINNGDYIKVQGVDFSKGTKFLEVSVASISGGSIEIHTDTLDGPLLGTVEVTGKAEGDLFKTIKSPVKNIKGVHDVYFIFKGNKELFYFDWWKFSSN; encoded by the coding sequence ATGATAAAGAAAATACTTTTAAAATATACTTTAAATATCGGATTACTATTTGCCGGTTCGTGGCTTTCTGCACAAAATCCCATTATTCAGACCAAATTCACAGCTGATCCGGCCCCAATGGTTTATAAGGATACTGTTTTTCTGTACACCAGTCACGATGAAGATGATGCATTCGGATTTAAAATGAAAGACTGGCTGCTATATACTTCAACCGATATGGTCAACTGGACCGATCACGGTATTGTAGCTTCTCTAAAAGATTTTAAATGGGCTGATCCCGAAAACGGAGCGTGGGCACCTCAGGTTATAGAAAGAAATGGTAAATTTTATATGTATTGCCCGATGCCGGGACAAAGAGGAATCGGAGTTTTGGTGGCAAACAGTCCGTATGGTCCTTTTAAAGATCCTATAGGCAAACCGCTTGTAAAAAATTCAAGTGACGATATCGATCCGACCGTCCTCATTGATGAGGATGGACAGGCCTATTTGTACTGGGGAAATCCAAATTTATGGTATGTAAAACTGAATAATGACATGATTTCTATTGACGGACCAATGGTAAAGGACCCATCGATTGCTAAAGTGAAGGGTACTCCCGATCCTTTTCATTATCAGGAAGGTCCCTGGGCTTGGAAACGCAACGGAAATTATTATATGGCATATGCATCAACCTGCTGTCCTGAAGGAATCGGTTATGCAATGGGAAAGTCATCAACCGGGCCATGGGAATTCAAGGGAATGATTATGGACAGCGATAAACGATCCAACGGAAATCACCCAGGAATTATTGATTACAAAGGAAAATCTTATGTTTTCGGTTTCAATTACAATCTAGGGAAACAGACAATAAGCAAACACTATGAGCGCCGTTCCATCTGTGTAAGCGAACTGATTTACAATGCTGATGGTACCATTCAAAAGTTACCGTTTTGGAATCCGGAAGGTGTACAAAGAATGGCCGTTTTAAATCCATACAGTAGAGTTGAAGCGGAAACCATTGCTTACAGTGAAGGTTTAAAAACCGAAAAAATGACCGAATGGGAAAGGAACAATCCCTATGATACCGGTAAAAAAATAACTGATCGTCTTGTTGTTTCATGGATCAACAATGGAGATTATATCAAAGTTCAAGGGGTTGATTTTTCGAAAGGAACAAAATTCCTGGAAGTATCGGTTGCCTCAATAAGTGGCGGAAGTATAGAAATACACACTGATACTCTTGATGGACCTCTATTAGGGACTGTTGAGGTAACGGGAAAAGCCGAAGGCGATCTCTTCAAAACGATTAAATCCCCAGTAAAAAACATAAAAGGCGTTCATGATGTGTACTTTATATTTAAAGGAAACAAAGAACTTTTCTACTTCGATTGGTGGAAGTTTAGTTCAAATTAA
- a CDS encoding glycoside hydrolase family 43 protein: MKNNTIKLIISSLLTGYTGLVTAQNPIVQTAYTADPAPMVYNDRLYVYTTHDEDDSTWFTMNNWKVFSTNDMVNWTDHGVILSYNDFDWAKRDAWAAQCIERNGKFFMYVPMISKTNNKGAIGVAVADNPFGPFHDPLGKPLVQSEWGDIDPTVFLDDGQAHMYWGNPKLKYVKLNENMISYSGDIVEVPMTEESFGKREGNPERPTKYEEGPWLYKRKNLYYLFWPGGPLPEFIGYSTSKSAQGPWKYGGTIMPAEGKSFTNHPGVIDFRGKTYFFYHNGALPGGSGFTRSVSVQELNFNTDGSISPFKMTNGITEAIATINPYSFNQAEMIAWSENVKSYQNKTAGVFIKAKKNGAYTSVKNVDFGKEGAQSFSARVGTTHNSGVTMEVRLDSVSGPIATTIKVPLTGGDDRFETVTINISSKITGIHNLYFVCNGKAEKDIMFFDYWMFSK, from the coding sequence ATGAAAAATAATACCATAAAACTTATAATAAGTAGTTTGTTGACGGGTTATACAGGACTTGTAACTGCTCAAAACCCTATCGTTCAGACTGCCTATACCGCAGACCCTGCTCCGATGGTTTACAATGATCGTTTATATGTTTATACAACACATGATGAAGACGATTCTACATGGTTTACCATGAACAACTGGAAAGTGTTTTCTACCAATGATATGGTTAACTGGACAGACCACGGCGTTATCCTTTCCTACAATGATTTCGATTGGGCAAAACGTGATGCGTGGGCAGCGCAGTGCATCGAAAGAAACGGGAAGTTTTTCATGTATGTGCCGATGATCAGCAAGACAAATAATAAGGGAGCAATTGGTGTTGCTGTTGCCGATAATCCATTTGGACCATTTCATGATCCTTTGGGAAAACCGCTTGTTCAGAGTGAATGGGGTGATATAGATCCTACCGTTTTTCTTGATGATGGTCAGGCGCATATGTATTGGGGAAATCCGAAGCTTAAATATGTAAAGTTGAATGAAAATATGATTTCCTATTCCGGTGATATTGTTGAGGTTCCGATGACAGAAGAATCTTTTGGTAAAAGAGAAGGAAATCCCGAAAGACCAACAAAATATGAGGAAGGTCCGTGGCTGTACAAACGTAAAAACTTGTACTATCTTTTCTGGCCTGGAGGCCCGCTTCCAGAATTTATCGGCTATTCCACAAGCAAAAGTGCGCAGGGTCCTTGGAAATATGGCGGAACCATAATGCCTGCGGAAGGAAAATCTTTTACCAATCATCCCGGAGTTATTGATTTCAGAGGAAAAACATATTTTTTCTACCACAATGGTGCGTTGCCAGGTGGAAGTGGATTTACAAGATCGGTAAGTGTTCAGGAGCTTAATTTTAATACAGACGGTTCTATTTCACCTTTTAAAATGACCAACGGTATTACAGAAGCCATTGCAACCATTAATCCTTATTCATTTAATCAGGCGGAAATGATAGCCTGGTCAGAGAATGTAAAATCTTATCAAAACAAAACAGCGGGAGTTTTCATCAAAGCAAAGAAAAATGGTGCTTATACAAGCGTAAAAAATGTTGATTTTGGAAAAGAAGGTGCACAATCATTTTCTGCAAGAGTAGGGACTACGCATAACAGCGGTGTTACGATGGAGGTTCGTTTAGATAGTGTAAGTGGACCAATAGCCACAACCATAAAAGTTCCGCTAACAGGTGGTGACGACCGCTTTGAAACGGTCACTATTAATATATCCAGCAAAATTACAGGCATTCATAATCTTTATTTTGTGTGTAATGGCAAAGCGGAAAAAGATATAATGTTTTTCGATTATTGGATGTTTTCAAAATAA